From a single Kitasatospora sp. NBC_00458 genomic region:
- a CDS encoding geranyl diphosphate 2-C-methyltransferase → MTTTDITTPLNGAATVPGPATPYQGDIARYWDHEARPVNLRLGDVDGLYHHHYGIGDVDHSALGEPGDSEREKKVIAELHRLESAQTGVLLDNLGDIDASHTLVDAGCGRGGSMVMAHQRFGAKVEGVTLSAKQADFGNRRAKELGIGDSVRARVCNMLATPFDTGSVRASWNNESSMYVDLHDLFAEHSRILSVGGRYVTITGCWNPIYGQPSKYVSQINAHFECNIHSRREYLRAMADNRLVPSAVIDLTPATLPYWELRATASSLVTGIEEAFINSYKDGSFQYVLIAADRV, encoded by the coding sequence ATGACCACGACCGACATCACCACCCCCCTCAACGGCGCCGCCACCGTCCCCGGGCCGGCCACCCCCTACCAGGGTGACATCGCCCGCTACTGGGACCACGAGGCACGGCCCGTCAACCTCCGCCTCGGCGACGTCGACGGTCTCTACCACCACCACTACGGCATCGGCGACGTCGACCACTCCGCGCTGGGCGAGCCGGGCGACAGCGAGCGCGAGAAGAAGGTCATCGCCGAGCTCCACCGGCTGGAGTCCGCACAGACCGGTGTGCTGCTGGACAACCTCGGCGACATCGACGCCTCCCACACGCTCGTCGACGCCGGCTGCGGCCGCGGCGGCTCCATGGTGATGGCCCACCAGCGCTTCGGCGCCAAGGTCGAGGGCGTCACCCTCTCCGCCAAGCAGGCCGACTTCGGCAACCGGCGGGCCAAGGAACTGGGCATCGGGGACTCGGTCCGCGCCCGCGTCTGCAACATGCTCGCCACGCCGTTCGACACCGGCTCGGTCCGAGCGTCCTGGAACAACGAGTCCAGCATGTACGTCGACCTGCACGACCTGTTCGCCGAGCACTCCCGCATCCTGTCGGTGGGCGGCCGGTACGTGACCATCACGGGCTGCTGGAACCCGATCTACGGCCAGCCGTCGAAGTACGTGTCGCAGATCAACGCGCACTTCGAGTGCAACATCCACTCCCGCCGCGAGTACCTGCGCGCGATGGCCGACAACCGGCTGGTGCCGTCCGCCGTCATCGACCTGACCCCGGCCACCCTGCCCTACTGGGAGCTGCGGGCCACCGCGTCCTCGCTGGTCACCGGCATCGAGGAGGCGTTCATCAACTCCTACAAGGACGGCTCCTTCCAGTACGTCCTGATCGCCGCCGACCGCGTCTGA